A DNA window from Pseudomonas resinovorans NBRC 106553 contains the following coding sequences:
- a CDS encoding DUF3298 and DUF4163 domain-containing protein, with translation MPFARLLAAASLGALLSACQMLPGGHDKLEPQRHAWEHLKPGCQGDTCPLVNIDAISFEDEPELNALINRRLLQMTQDSPDAPLPASFQSYERDFLASAEPGWSSYLQAKVLEEHDKLVLVELSSYLFTGGAHGMPGRGFINYDRKLEKPLSLGDMLLPGQEEAFWKVAEQAHRRWLATNKLDQDPEFARTWPFERTDNIGLGYGAMLLKYDVYTIAPYSSGHPELRIPYPQLNGILKPQYFPGRG, from the coding sequence ATGCCTTTTGCCAGACTCCTTGCCGCCGCCAGCCTCGGCGCCCTGCTCAGCGCCTGCCAGATGCTCCCCGGCGGACACGACAAGCTGGAACCGCAGCGCCATGCCTGGGAACACCTCAAACCCGGCTGCCAGGGCGACACCTGCCCGCTGGTGAACATCGACGCCATCAGCTTCGAGGACGAGCCCGAGCTCAACGCCCTGATCAACCGGCGCCTGCTGCAGATGACCCAGGACAGCCCGGACGCGCCGCTGCCGGCCTCCTTCCAATCCTATGAAAGGGACTTCCTCGCCAGCGCCGAGCCGGGCTGGAGCAGCTACCTGCAGGCCAAGGTGCTGGAAGAGCACGACAAGCTGGTGCTGGTGGAGCTGTCCAGCTACCTCTTCACCGGCGGCGCCCATGGCATGCCGGGACGCGGATTCATCAACTACGACCGCAAGCTGGAAAAACCGCTGAGCCTCGGCGACATGCTGCTTCCCGGCCAGGAAGAGGCCTTCTGGAAGGTGGCCGAACAGGCCCACCGCCGCTGGCTGGCAACCAACAAGCTGGACCAGGACCCGGAATTCGCCAGGACCTGGCCCTTCGAGCGCACCGACAACATCGGCCTCGGCTACGGCGCCATGCTGCTCAAGTACGACGTCTACACCATCGCGCCCTACTCCAGCGGCCACCCGGAGCTGCGCATCCCCTACCCGCAGCTCAACGGAATACTGAAGCCCCAGTATTTCCCCGGACGCGGCTGA
- the cytX gene encoding putative hydroxymethylpyrimidine transporter CytX: MNTPTSYSPSIPVAFDQRVLGTRDLFSLWFSLGLGLMVLQTGALLAPGLGFSDALLAILLGTGVGVLLLGSAAMIGSDTGLSSMASLKLSLGSAGATLPAVLNLLQLVGWGAFEIIVMRDAASLLAARGLGEGSLLASPVLWTLVFGALATLLAVAGPLAFVRRILRRWGIWLLLGACVWLTWDLFNRADLSALMARAGDGSMSFALGFDIAIAMPLSWLPLIADYSRFGRRGGGVFVGSALGFFIGCLWLMGLGVAYTLAFAEASDANALLLALAGAGMGIPLLLILLDESEKAFADIHSAAVSTGILVPLKVEHLALAIGVLCTLIAWFAPLAKYQNFLLLIGSVFAPLFGVVLVDHFILRRRRIELAPRVLLRWDTLVAWACGVATYHVLANHWPELGATLPALLVAGGLQLVLGRFSRVRGNTGASVFR, from the coding sequence GTGAACACTCCAACCAGCTATTCACCGTCCATCCCGGTCGCCTTCGACCAGCGCGTGCTGGGCACGCGTGATCTGTTTTCCCTCTGGTTCTCCCTCGGCCTCGGCCTGATGGTGCTGCAGACCGGCGCGCTGCTGGCGCCCGGTCTGGGTTTCAGCGACGCGCTGCTGGCGATTCTGCTCGGCACTGGCGTCGGCGTGCTGCTGCTGGGTTCGGCGGCCATGATCGGCAGCGACACCGGCCTTTCCTCCATGGCCTCGCTCAAGCTCAGCCTGGGTTCGGCCGGCGCGACCCTGCCGGCCGTGCTCAACCTGCTGCAACTGGTGGGTTGGGGGGCCTTCGAGATCATCGTGATGCGTGACGCCGCCAGCCTGCTGGCCGCTCGCGGACTGGGGGAGGGCAGCCTGTTGGCTTCGCCGGTCCTCTGGACCCTGGTGTTCGGCGCCCTGGCCACCCTGCTGGCCGTGGCCGGCCCGCTCGCCTTCGTGCGTCGCATCCTGCGCCGCTGGGGCATCTGGCTGCTGCTGGGCGCCTGCGTCTGGCTGACCTGGGACCTGTTCAACCGTGCCGACCTGTCGGCCCTGATGGCGCGTGCCGGCGATGGCTCCATGTCCTTTGCCCTGGGCTTCGACATCGCCATCGCCATGCCGCTGTCCTGGCTGCCGCTGATTGCCGACTACTCGCGCTTCGGTCGCCGTGGCGGCGGGGTGTTCGTGGGTTCCGCGCTGGGCTTCTTCATCGGCTGCCTGTGGCTGATGGGCCTGGGCGTGGCCTACACCCTGGCGTTCGCCGAGGCCAGTGACGCCAACGCCCTGCTACTGGCCCTGGCCGGAGCCGGCATGGGGATTCCGCTGCTGCTCATCCTGTTGGACGAGTCGGAGAAGGCTTTCGCCGACATCCATTCGGCGGCGGTCTCCACCGGCATCCTGGTGCCGCTGAAGGTGGAGCACCTGGCTCTGGCCATCGGCGTGCTCTGCACCTTGATCGCCTGGTTCGCACCCTTGGCCAAGTACCAGAACTTCCTGCTGCTGATCGGCTCGGTGTTCGCGCCGCTGTTCGGCGTGGTGCTGGTGGATCACTTCATCCTGCGCCGTCGCCGCATCGAGCTGGCGCCGCGTGTCCTGCTGCGCTGGGATACCCTGGTGGCCTGGGCCTGCGGCGTAGCCACCTACCACGTGCTGGCCAACCATTGGCCGGAGCTGGGCGCCACCCTGCCGGCGCTGCTGGTGGCCGGCGGGTTGCAACTCGTGCTGGGGCGCTTCAGCCGCGTCCGGGGAAATACTGGGGCTTCAGTATTCCGTTGA
- the thiC gene encoding phosphomethylpyrimidine synthase ThiC, with translation MTAKQQKNLSESAQVDKQSIQPFPRSQKIYVEGSRPDIRVPMREISLDVTPTAFGGEINAPVTVYDTSGPYTDPAVSIDVRKGLADVRSPWIEERDDTERLPGLTSEFGQRRLADAELSAMRFAHVRNPRRAKAGRNVTQMHYAKQGIITPEMEYVAIRENMKLAEARAAGLLKEQHAGHSFGASIPKEITPEFVREEIARGRAIIPANINHVELEPMIIGRNFLVKINGNIGNSALGSSIEEEVAKLTWGIRWGSDTVMDLSTGKHIHETREWIIRNSPVPIGTVPVYQALEKVGGIAEDLTWELFRDTLIEQAEQGVDYFTIHSGVLLRYVPLTAKRVTGIVSRGGSIMAKWCLAHHKENFLYTHFEEICEIMKAYDVSFSLGDGLRPGSIADANDAAQFGELETLGELTKIAWKHDVQTMIEGPGHVPMHLIKENMDKQLECCDEAPFYTLGPLTTDIAPGYDHITSGIGAAMIGWFGCAMLCYVTPKEHLGLPNKDDVKTGIITYKIAAHAADLAKGHPGAQVRDNALSKARFEFRWEDQFNLGLDPDTARAFHDETLPKESAKVAHFCSMCGPKFCSMKITQEVRDYAKENGLTDEQKAIEAGFAEQSGRFKDEGSMIYKQV, from the coding sequence ATGACCGCAAAACAACAAAAGAACCTGAGCGAGAGTGCCCAGGTCGATAAGCAATCCATCCAGCCTTTCCCCCGCTCGCAGAAGATCTACGTCGAAGGTTCCCGCCCGGATATCCGCGTACCCATGCGCGAGATCAGCCTGGACGTGACGCCCACCGCCTTCGGCGGCGAGATCAACGCCCCGGTCACCGTCTATGACACCTCCGGCCCCTACACCGACCCCGCCGTCAGCATCGACGTGCGCAAGGGCCTGGCCGACGTGCGCTCGCCCTGGATCGAGGAGCGCGACGACACCGAGCGCCTGCCGGGCCTGACCTCCGAGTTCGGCCAGCGCCGCCTGGCCGATGCCGAGCTGTCGGCCATGCGCTTCGCCCACGTGCGCAACCCGCGCCGCGCCAAGGCCGGCCGCAACGTCACCCAGATGCACTATGCGAAGCAGGGCATCATCACGCCCGAGATGGAATACGTCGCCATCCGCGAGAACATGAAACTGGCCGAGGCGCGTGCCGCCGGCCTGTTGAAGGAGCAGCACGCCGGCCACAGCTTCGGCGCGAGCATTCCGAAGGAGATCACCCCCGAGTTCGTCCGCGAGGAAATCGCCCGCGGCCGCGCCATCATCCCGGCCAACATCAACCACGTGGAGCTGGAGCCGATGATCATCGGCCGCAACTTCCTGGTGAAGATCAACGGCAACATCGGCAACTCGGCCCTGGGCTCCTCCATCGAGGAAGAAGTGGCCAAGCTGACCTGGGGCATCCGCTGGGGCTCCGACACCGTGATGGACCTGTCCACTGGCAAGCACATCCATGAAACCCGCGAGTGGATCATCCGCAACTCGCCGGTACCGATCGGCACCGTGCCGGTCTACCAGGCCCTGGAAAAGGTCGGCGGCATCGCCGAGGACCTGACCTGGGAGCTGTTCCGCGACACCCTGATCGAACAGGCCGAGCAGGGCGTGGACTACTTCACCATCCACTCGGGCGTACTGCTGCGCTATGTACCGCTGACCGCCAAGCGCGTCACCGGCATCGTCTCCCGTGGCGGCTCGATCATGGCCAAGTGGTGCCTGGCCCACCACAAGGAGAATTTCCTCTACACCCATTTCGAGGAAATCTGCGAAATCATGAAGGCCTACGACGTCAGCTTCTCGCTGGGCGACGGACTGCGTCCGGGCTCCATCGCCGACGCCAACGACGCCGCCCAGTTCGGCGAGCTGGAAACCCTCGGCGAGCTGACCAAGATCGCCTGGAAGCATGACGTGCAGACCATGATCGAGGGTCCCGGACACGTGCCGATGCACCTGATCAAGGAGAACATGGACAAGCAGCTGGAATGCTGCGACGAGGCGCCGTTCTACACCCTCGGCCCGCTGACCACCGACATCGCCCCCGGCTACGACCACATCACCTCCGGCATCGGCGCCGCGATGATCGGCTGGTTCGGTTGCGCCATGCTCTGCTACGTGACGCCCAAGGAGCACCTGGGCCTGCCGAACAAGGATGACGTGAAGACCGGCATCATCACCTACAAGATCGCGGCCCATGCCGCTGACCTCGCCAAGGGCCATCCGGGCGCGCAGGTCCGCGACAATGCGCTGTCCAAGGCGCGCTTCGAGTTCCGCTGGGAAGACCAGTTCAACCTCGGCCTGGACCCGGACACCGCCCGCGCCTTCCACGACGAGACCCTGCCGAAGGAGTCGGCCAAGGTCGCGCACTTCTGCTCCATGTGCGGGCCGAAGTTCTGCTCCATGAAAATCACCCAGGAAGTCCGTGACTACGCCAAGGAAAATGGCCTGACCGACGAGCAGAAGGCTATCGAGGCCGGTTTCGCCGAGCAGTCCGGACGCTTCAAGGACGAAGGCTCGATGATCTACAAGCAAGTGTAA
- a CDS encoding TolC family outer membrane protein, with translation MLRRLSLAIAVASAFAGTAWAVDAPLSAKTDLVTVYKDAVDNNADLAASRANYEALREAVPQARSGLLPQINGGATMNNTRTELDEPSSTLSRSGNAYQATLSQPIFRADRWFQLKAAESTTEQASLDFSATQQNLILQTAETYFAVLRAQDNLAATRAEEAAFKRQLDQANERFDVGLSDKTDVLEAQAGFDTSRANRLVAERAVDDAFQALVTLTNREYNSIEGMLHTLPIVEPVPNDAKAWVDTAALQNLNLQAANFAVDAAEETLRQRKAGHAPTLDAVASYQKGDNDSLGFSNTGSSDQRFGGDVEQRSLGLQLNIPIYSGGLTSSQVRESYQRLNQTEQQRESLRRNVVQNTRNFHRAVNTDVEQVKARKQSIISNQSALEATEIGYQVGTRNIVDVLDAQRQLFSSVRDYNNARYDYILDNLRLKQAAGTLSPGDLQALANYLKPDYDPDKDFLPPDLAKAAEASLHGDPEY, from the coding sequence ATGCTGCGCAGACTCTCGCTGGCCATCGCCGTGGCATCCGCCTTTGCCGGAACCGCCTGGGCCGTAGATGCCCCCCTGTCAGCCAAGACGGACCTCGTGACCGTCTACAAGGACGCTGTCGACAATAACGCCGACCTCGCTGCTTCCCGCGCCAACTATGAAGCGCTGCGCGAAGCCGTGCCCCAGGCCCGCTCCGGACTGCTGCCGCAGATCAATGGCGGCGCCACGATGAACAACACCCGGACCGAGCTGGACGAACCCTCCAGTACGCTGTCGCGCAGCGGTAACGCCTACCAGGCGACCCTGAGCCAGCCGATCTTCCGCGCCGACCGCTGGTTCCAGCTCAAGGCCGCGGAGTCCACGACCGAACAGGCCTCCCTGGACTTCTCCGCGACCCAGCAGAACCTGATCCTGCAGACCGCCGAAACCTACTTCGCCGTGCTCCGCGCCCAGGACAACCTGGCCGCCACCCGCGCCGAGGAAGCGGCCTTCAAGCGCCAGCTCGACCAGGCCAACGAACGCTTCGATGTGGGCCTTTCGGACAAGACCGACGTCCTGGAAGCCCAGGCCGGGTTCGACACTTCCCGCGCCAACCGCCTGGTTGCCGAACGCGCCGTGGATGACGCCTTCCAGGCCCTGGTCACCCTGACCAACCGCGAATACAACTCGATCGAAGGCATGCTCCACACCCTGCCGATCGTGGAACCGGTGCCCAACGACGCCAAGGCCTGGGTCGACACCGCCGCCCTGCAGAACCTCAACCTGCAGGCCGCCAACTTCGCCGTCGACGCCGCCGAAGAGACCCTGCGCCAGCGCAAGGCCGGCCATGCGCCGACCCTGGACGCGGTGGCCAGCTACCAGAAAGGCGACAACGACAGCCTCGGCTTCAGCAACACCGGCAGCAGCGACCAGCGCTTTGGCGGCGACGTCGAGCAACGCAGCCTCGGCCTGCAGCTGAACATCCCGATCTACAGCGGCGGCCTGACCAGCTCCCAGGTGCGCGAGTCCTACCAGCGCCTGAACCAGACCGAACAGCAGCGTGAAAGCCTGCGCCGCAACGTGGTGCAGAACACCCGCAACTTCCATCGCGCGGTGAACACCGACGTCGAGCAGGTGAAGGCCCGCAAGCAGTCGATCATTTCCAACCAGAGCGCCCTGGAAGCCACCGAAATCGGCTACCAGGTGGGTACCCGCAACATCGTCGACGTGCTCGACGCGCAGCGCCAGCTGTTCAGCTCGGTGCGCGACTACAACAACGCCCGCTACGACTACATCCTCGACAACCTGCGCCTGAAACAGGCCGCCGGCACCCTCAGCCCGGGCGACCTGCAGGCCCTGGCCAACTACCTCAAGCCCGACTACGACCCGGACAAGGACTTCCTCCCGCCGGACCTGGCCAAGGCGGCGGAAGCCAGCCTGCACGGCGACCCGGAATACTGA
- a CDS encoding ABC transporter substrate-binding protein, which translates to MRHSRVPHPNLARPSFGVLAGLALVSTLGVAQAADNMVVVGYGGAGQKALSDAFFKPFAKASGAPLTEGEYNGEMARIKVMSDTGSVDWDLVEIEAPDLARGCDEGMFERLDWQRIGGADQLIADAAHECGSAAMVWSVALAYDAGKLAAAPTSWADFWDVQRFPGKRGLRKRAVYNLEFALLADGVKREDVYKLLATPAGVERAFAKLDQLKPHIQWWEAGAQPVQWLAAGDVTMTSVYSGRIAAAHQEGNNFAVVWPDSLYGMDYWAIIKGSKHVDRAQQLIAFINKAENQADYVKRIPYGPVNQQTFDRLDPQLTGWLPSSPQNMAQALPMDVEFWTDHGEDLEQRFNAWAAKK; encoded by the coding sequence ATGCGGCATTCCCGAGTTCCTCACCCGAACCTTGCGCGACCTTCCTTCGGCGTTCTCGCCGGCCTTGCCCTGGTGTCCACCCTGGGGGTGGCCCAGGCGGCGGACAACATGGTGGTGGTGGGCTACGGCGGAGCGGGGCAGAAGGCCCTGAGCGACGCCTTCTTCAAACCGTTCGCCAAGGCCAGTGGCGCGCCGCTGACCGAGGGCGAGTACAACGGCGAGATGGCGCGGATCAAGGTGATGAGCGACACCGGCAGCGTCGATTGGGACCTGGTGGAAATCGAGGCGCCGGACCTGGCGCGCGGCTGTGACGAGGGCATGTTCGAGCGGCTGGACTGGCAGCGCATCGGCGGGGCAGACCAGCTGATCGCCGATGCCGCCCATGAATGCGGCTCGGCTGCCATGGTCTGGAGCGTGGCCCTGGCCTATGACGCCGGTAAGCTGGCTGCGGCGCCGACCTCCTGGGCGGACTTCTGGGACGTGCAGCGCTTCCCCGGCAAACGCGGCCTGCGCAAGCGCGCGGTGTACAACCTGGAGTTCGCCCTGCTGGCCGATGGCGTGAAGCGCGAGGATGTCTACAAGTTGCTGGCCACTCCAGCCGGTGTGGAGCGGGCCTTCGCCAAGCTGGACCAGCTCAAGCCGCACATCCAGTGGTGGGAAGCCGGTGCACAGCCGGTGCAGTGGCTGGCGGCCGGCGACGTGACCATGACCTCGGTGTACAGCGGACGCATCGCCGCGGCCCACCAGGAGGGGAACAACTTCGCCGTGGTCTGGCCGGATAGCCTTTACGGCATGGACTACTGGGCGATCATCAAGGGCTCGAAGCACGTCGACCGCGCCCAGCAGCTGATCGCCTTCATCAACAAGGCGGAAAACCAGGCCGACTACGTGAAACGCATTCCCTACGGCCCGGTCAATCAGCAGACCTTCGACCGCCTCGATCCGCAACTGACCGGCTGGCTGCCCAGCTCACCGCAGAACATGGCCCAGGCACTGCCCATGGACGTGGAGTTCTGGACCGACCACGGCGAGGACCTGGAGCAGCGCTTCAACGCCTGGGCGGCGAAGAAGTAG
- a CDS encoding FAD-dependent oxidoreductase: MSSVTFPHLFEPLEIRGKRLKNRIMSSGHDTSMPADNLVNEQLIAYHRARAKGGVGLIVLQVAGVHDSARYTSHVLMATDDACIEGYRRLAEACHAEGTVVLSQVFHPGREIMESSDGLLTVAWSASASPNERFRVMPRALDQAMIDEIVAGYGAAARRLCAAGLDGVEIVASHGYLPAQFLNPRVNQRDDGYNGDLDARLRFLREIIQSVRDNCSEDFIVGMRISADERDPEGLTEDETLAAALSLQGQLDYLHLVAGTSASLGGAIHIVPPMAIEAAYLAPTAGSFKARLGIPLFVTGRINQPQEAEAILARGQADVCGMTRALICDPQMPNKASAGRSDDVRACIACNQACIGHFHRGYPISCIQHPETGRELTYDQPRPATVRKRVMVVGGGPAGMKAAAVAARRGHEVTLFEAAGQLGGQVQLAQLLPRRAEFGGIVTNLQREMELAGVQVRRNTRVDRALVELERPDLVIIATGAKPYWPAFERGGELQVVDAWQVLRGEVQPGRSVLVTDWRGDWIAPGIAERLAREGHSVRLAVNGTHCGESLPLYVRDHMAGELHKLGIPITPYARLYGCDDNTVYMMHASCGEPMLFEEVDTLVLCQGHQPVDDLGSELEGLVAFRRIGDCLAPRTVEEAIYEGLKLAWDI, translated from the coding sequence ATGTCCAGCGTTACCTTCCCGCATCTCTTCGAGCCGCTGGAAATCCGCGGCAAACGCCTGAAGAACCGGATCATGTCCAGCGGCCACGACACCTCCATGCCCGCCGACAACCTGGTCAACGAGCAGCTCATCGCCTACCACCGGGCCCGCGCCAAGGGCGGCGTCGGCCTGATCGTGCTGCAGGTGGCCGGGGTCCACGACAGCGCGCGCTACACCTCCCATGTGCTGATGGCCACCGATGACGCCTGCATCGAGGGCTACCGGCGCCTGGCCGAGGCCTGTCACGCCGAGGGCACCGTGGTGCTGTCCCAGGTCTTCCACCCGGGTCGGGAAATCATGGAATCCAGCGACGGCCTGCTGACGGTGGCCTGGTCCGCCTCCGCCTCGCCCAACGAGCGTTTCCGCGTGATGCCCCGGGCCCTGGACCAGGCGATGATCGACGAGATAGTCGCCGGGTACGGCGCCGCCGCCCGGCGCCTCTGCGCGGCCGGGCTGGACGGAGTGGAGATAGTCGCCAGCCACGGCTACCTGCCGGCGCAGTTCCTCAACCCACGGGTGAACCAGCGTGACGACGGCTACAACGGCGACCTGGACGCACGCCTGCGCTTCCTCCGCGAAATCATCCAGTCGGTGCGCGACAACTGCTCGGAGGACTTCATCGTCGGGATGCGCATCTCCGCCGATGAACGCGACCCGGAAGGCCTGACCGAGGACGAGACCCTGGCGGCGGCGCTGTCCCTGCAAGGGCAACTCGACTACCTGCACCTGGTGGCCGGAACCTCGGCGTCCCTCGGCGGCGCCATCCACATCGTGCCGCCCATGGCCATCGAAGCCGCCTACCTGGCCCCCACCGCCGGCAGCTTCAAGGCGCGCCTGGGCATCCCGCTGTTCGTCACCGGACGGATCAACCAGCCCCAGGAAGCCGAGGCCATACTCGCCCGCGGTCAGGCCGATGTCTGCGGCATGACCCGCGCGCTGATCTGCGACCCGCAGATGCCGAACAAGGCCTCCGCAGGCCGCAGCGACGACGTGCGCGCCTGCATCGCCTGCAACCAGGCGTGCATCGGGCACTTCCACCGTGGCTATCCGATTTCCTGCATCCAGCACCCGGAAACCGGCCGCGAACTGACCTACGACCAGCCCAGACCGGCAACCGTGCGCAAGCGCGTGATGGTGGTGGGTGGCGGCCCGGCCGGCATGAAGGCTGCCGCAGTGGCGGCCCGGCGCGGTCACGAGGTGACCCTCTTCGAGGCCGCCGGCCAACTCGGCGGCCAGGTCCAGCTGGCGCAGTTGCTGCCGCGCCGCGCCGAGTTCGGCGGCATCGTCACCAACCTGCAACGGGAGATGGAGCTGGCCGGCGTGCAGGTGCGGCGCAATACCCGCGTCGACCGTGCGCTGGTGGAGCTCGAGCGTCCCGACCTGGTGATCATCGCCACCGGCGCCAAGCCCTACTGGCCGGCCTTCGAGCGCGGCGGCGAGCTGCAAGTGGTGGACGCCTGGCAGGTACTGCGAGGTGAAGTGCAACCGGGCCGTTCGGTACTGGTGACCGACTGGCGCGGTGACTGGATCGCCCCCGGCATCGCCGAGCGTCTGGCGCGCGAGGGCCACTCGGTTCGCCTGGCGGTGAACGGCACCCATTGCGGCGAGAGCCTGCCGCTCTACGTGCGCGACCACATGGCCGGGGAGCTGCACAAGCTGGGCATCCCGATCACGCCCTATGCGCGCCTCTACGGTTGCGACGACAACACGGTGTACATGATGCACGCGAGCTGCGGCGAGCCGATGCTGTTCGAGGAGGTGGATACCCTGGTGCTCTGCCAGGGCCACCAGCCGGTGGACGACCTGGGCAGCGAACTGGAAGGCCTGGTGGCGTTCCGCCGCATCGGCGACTGCCTGGCGCCACGCACGGTGGAAGAGGCGATCTACGAGGGATTGAAGCTGGCCTGGGACATCTGA
- a CDS encoding cupin domain-containing protein, translating to MSPSLPSPNANAESQFLGTRIRALRKRRGLTLSELAEQSKLTAGYISQLERNLAYPSIPALFNIARSLGVTIQWFFASEAPTDDADRGYVVRRNARTSLHYEDGITDELLSPQPLRQLEMLHSRFPPGTYSEESYSHEGEEAGYVLAGEFELWVGERHFRLQEGDSFSFSSQEPHRYGNPGDKDALILWVITPPTF from the coding sequence ATGAGCCCCAGCCTGCCATCGCCGAACGCCAACGCCGAGAGCCAGTTCCTCGGCACGCGCATCCGCGCGCTGCGCAAACGCCGGGGCCTGACCCTCAGCGAGCTGGCCGAGCAGAGCAAGCTCACCGCCGGCTACATCAGCCAACTGGAACGCAACCTGGCGTACCCCTCGATCCCGGCGTTGTTCAACATCGCCCGCAGCCTGGGCGTGACCATCCAGTGGTTCTTCGCCAGCGAGGCGCCCACCGACGACGCCGACCGTGGCTACGTGGTGCGCCGCAACGCCCGTACCAGCCTGCATTACGAAGACGGCATCACCGACGAGCTGCTCAGCCCACAGCCCTTGCGCCAGCTGGAAATGCTCCACTCGCGCTTTCCGCCAGGCACCTACAGCGAAGAGAGCTACAGCCACGAAGGCGAGGAAGCCGGCTATGTGCTGGCCGGCGAGTTCGAGCTCTGGGTGGGCGAGCGCCACTTCCGCCTGCAGGAAGGGGACAGTTTCAGCTTCTCGAGCCAGGAACCGCACCGCTATGGCAATCCGGGCGACAAGGATGCGCTGATCCTGTGGGTCATCACCCCGCCGACCTTCTGA
- the waaA gene encoding lipid IV(A) 3-deoxy-D-manno-octulosonic acid transferase: MNRTLYTLLFHLGLPLVALRLAWRAWRAPAYAKRVGERFALGLPDVRPGGIWVHAVSVGESIAAAPMVRALLERHPELPITITCMTPTGSERIRALFGDRVQHCYLPYDLPWAAARFLARVRPKLAVIMETELWPNHIHQCARRGVPVVLANARLSERSARGYGRFAKLTAPMLAELSWIAVQTEAEAARFRALGARPDCVAVTGSIKYDLRIDPALPRRAAELRGQWGAEARPVWIAASTHAGEDEIVLAAHKALLAQRPDALLILVPRHPERFGPVFELCRREGLATVRRSSGEAVAAQTQVLLGDTMGELLFLYALADIAFVGGSLVPSGGHNLLEPAALGKPVLSGPHLFNFLEIAAQLRDAGALAEVADAGELATRVERLWAEPAGATAMREAGLSVLRANQGALERLLGGIARLLG, translated from the coding sequence ATGAATCGCACCCTCTATACCCTGCTGTTCCATCTCGGCCTGCCCCTGGTGGCCCTGCGTCTGGCCTGGCGCGCCTGGCGGGCGCCGGCCTACGCCAAGCGAGTTGGCGAGCGCTTCGCCCTGGGGCTGCCGGACGTCCGCCCCGGCGGGATCTGGGTGCATGCCGTGTCGGTGGGCGAGAGCATTGCCGCGGCGCCAATGGTCCGCGCCTTGCTGGAGCGCCACCCGGAGCTGCCGATCACCATCACCTGCATGACCCCGACCGGTTCGGAGCGAATCCGCGCCCTGTTCGGCGATCGCGTGCAGCACTGCTACCTGCCCTACGACCTGCCCTGGGCGGCGGCGCGCTTCCTCGCGCGGGTCCGGCCCAAGCTCGCGGTGATCATGGAAACCGAGCTCTGGCCCAACCACATCCACCAGTGCGCTCGCCGCGGCGTTCCCGTGGTGCTGGCCAACGCACGCCTGTCCGAGCGCTCGGCCCGTGGCTATGGGCGCTTCGCCAAGCTCACCGCGCCCATGCTGGCGGAACTGAGCTGGATCGCGGTGCAGACCGAGGCCGAGGCCGCGCGCTTCCGCGCACTCGGCGCACGCCCGGACTGCGTGGCGGTGACCGGTTCGATCAAGTACGACCTGCGCATCGACCCGGCGCTACCCCGGCGCGCGGCCGAGCTGCGCGGTCAGTGGGGCGCCGAGGCGCGCCCGGTGTGGATCGCCGCCAGCACCCATGCCGGCGAGGACGAGATAGTCCTCGCGGCCCACAAGGCCCTGCTGGCGCAGCGACCGGACGCCTTGCTGATCCTGGTGCCGCGCCATCCCGAGCGCTTCGGTCCGGTGTTCGAGCTGTGCCGCCGCGAGGGTCTGGCCACGGTGCGCCGCTCCAGCGGCGAGGCGGTCGCCGCGCAAACCCAGGTGCTGCTGGGCGACACCATGGGTGAACTGCTGTTCCTCTATGCCCTGGCCGATATCGCCTTCGTCGGCGGCAGCCTGGTGCCCAGTGGCGGCCACAACCTGCTGGAACCGGCGGCGCTGGGCAAGCCGGTGCTGTCGGGGCCGCATCTGTTCAACTTCCTCGAGATCGCCGCGCAGCTGCGCGATGCCGGCGCCCTGGCCGAGGTGGCCGATGCCGGGGAGTTGGCCACCCGAGTGGAGCGGCTCTGGGCCGAGCCGGCGGGGGCGACCGCCATGCGTGAGGCGGGCCTGAGTGTACTCAGGGCCAACCAGGGAGCGTTGGAGCGGCTGCTGGGCGGGATCGCGCGATTGCTCGGATAA